The following proteins come from a genomic window of Nostoc sp. TCL26-01:
- the hisH gene encoding imidazole glycerol phosphate synthase subunit HisH codes for MIGIVDYGMGNLLSVYNALEMVGADVKICQQASEIRDVKRIVLPGVGAFRDCIFNLKEKGFIEVLEEMVLIKGQPFLGICLGMQAISRRSFEGGENQGLGWLDADVVKLQPEDSSLRVPQVGWNDVQYRHDSPLFLGLPSAPDFYFVHSYHMRCDRQTDVDATCEYGEMITVAIRKNNIFATQFHPEKSQNYGLQVLQNFLKWNP; via the coding sequence ATGATCGGCATCGTAGATTATGGCATGGGTAATCTTTTGTCTGTTTACAATGCCTTAGAAATGGTTGGTGCAGATGTGAAAATTTGCCAGCAAGCCTCAGAAATTAGAGATGTCAAACGCATTGTTTTACCAGGTGTAGGAGCATTTCGAGATTGTATTTTTAACCTAAAAGAAAAGGGTTTTATTGAAGTATTAGAAGAAATGGTTTTAATTAAAGGTCAGCCATTTTTAGGTATTTGTCTGGGAATGCAGGCTATAAGTCGTCGCAGTTTTGAAGGTGGAGAAAATCAGGGATTAGGTTGGCTAGATGCGGATGTTGTTAAACTCCAGCCAGAAGATTCATCTTTACGTGTGCCTCAAGTTGGCTGGAATGATGTGCAATATCGTCACGATAGTCCCCTGTTTTTAGGTTTACCGTCCGCACCAGATTTTTATTTCGTTCACTCTTATCATATGAGGTGCGATCGCCAAACTGATGTCGATGCAACTTGTGAATATGGAGAAATGATTACAGTAGCAATTCGTAAAAACAATATTTTCGCTACGCAATTTCATCCAGAAAAAAGTCAAAACTATGGTTTACAAGTTTTACAAAACTTCTTGAAATGGAATCCCTAA